The segment TTGCGGAGAAACTCAATCGGCTGTTGTTTGCGGAAATGCTCCTTCACCATATAAGCAACCCCGTCCTGATTGTTGGACCTTGTTACCCAATCTGCCGAAAACTTTAGTTCACTTGGTGCATTGCCCATGGCAACACCAAGTCCGACCGCTTCTATCATTTCCTTATCGTCAAGACTATCACCAATAACGACTATTTCTCTTCGATTAATCCCAAGATGCTCAGCCAAATAAAGCAGGCCATTCAACTTGTTAACGCCCTCAGGCAAAATTTCAAGACGCAAATCATTCATTTGAACAATATTGACTTCCTCAAACATTTTGTCTAGAACCTCTTTTGCATCTAAACAATCCTTCTTCTCTTCGAAATACACTTCTATCTTGGGGGCACTGACAGGCTCCTCCAGCAAAACTTCACTGAGGACGTCGACAAACTGATGGGAGTAGAACACAGGATCACCTGAGTTAAACACAGTTTTGGCGAGCATATTATGATTAAGCCTTGACTTGTTAGCAAGGGAAAACTTCTCATGCACAAGTCTGATTTGGCAAATAAAGCCTTCAAGGAAACGGACAATTTCATATGTAAGCTCTTCTGTCAGTCTGTTTACGTATAATGTTTGATCTGCATTGTCCGAAATAAGTGCACCTTGATGTGTCACAATATAATTCTCCAGCTTTAAAGCTTTTGCAACCTTTCGTGCTGAAGGCAGGCTTCTTGATGTGACTAATGTTACATAAATGCCTTTTTGCTGGACGTACTCTATTGCCTCTTTAGAGGATTTACTCAGACGCCCATTTGATTGGATAAGAGTCCCATCAATATTTAAAGCCAATAAGCGATAAATCATCTTGTTCCCCCCAATTTCAGTTTCTAATGTCTTTATATATCATGTATGAAAAAACTCCCTACATTAGAACCCGCGGTCTTTAATTCCCCGGTATACTGCAACAAAGATAATTAATATCTTTTGGAAACATTTACAAATCATCTATGCGAATATATCAGCAAACTTTTAGCAAACTATTGAATGTAACATCCAATTCACTTAAGGAGGAAACAACAATGTCTAACAATTCTAATCAACTTTTAGTACCTGGAGTATCTCAAGCTTTGGATCAAATGAAATATGAAATTGCGACTGAGTTTGGAGTAAACCTTGGTGCTGAAACTACTGCACGTGCCAATGGTTCTGTTGGTGGAGAAATCACGAAGCGTTTAGTACAAATGGCTCAACAACAGTTACAAGGTTCTAAATAAGAGTCTGCTGCTCTTGGCTAAACAACTGTATACTTTGGAATTGTGCCCAGAGCTTAGGCTGTGGGCACTTTTTTCATTTGAAAGAGCTGTCCAACATTCGCTTCAAGCTTAACTAAACCATTGAGGTAGTAGAATTATTTATAGTTTTTTCTCAGTAAGGGGAAATAATGATATTGTGTTAGCCGCGCCAAGCTGCATCTAGCGCTGAACTAGGCTGTCTCGCTAATCCTTAAGTATTCACACAATTGTCATATAAAAAGAGGATGAGAAGTGACAAGAATTTCCTTATTGTTTTTAGAACAAAAACACAAAAAACCAAACTATTAATCAATAAACGAAAAAATAGTTCGGTTTTTTAATTAGACTTACATACTAATGTCTCAGCCTATTTGAATATATTATTGTTGTGGTGCTCCATATAATTCTTCAAGCGGCTTCATGATAATTTGGTTAAGCTCAGCAATTACCATGCTCATGCGTTGTTCTGCTTCCATCAATTTAGAGATGGACTCATGCTGTTGCACTAATGCCACTGTCTTTTGGGCTTGTTCTACTTCTTCTTGTGTGATTTCAATCCCTGACATTTGCTTTTGCTGCAGCTGCATTTGGATGTTGCGGAAGTTTTCAAACATTGCCTTTGCAGATGGATCACCATTTACTAAGTCATACATTTTTTTTAAGTTTGTATATTCATCACTTTGACGAATA is part of the Niallia taxi genome and harbors:
- a CDS encoding Cof-type HAD-IIB family hydrolase, with protein sequence MIYRLLALNIDGTLIQSNGRLSKSSKEAIEYVQQKGIYVTLVTSRSLPSARKVAKALKLENYIVTHQGALISDNADQTLYVNRLTEELTYEIVRFLEGFICQIRLVHEKFSLANKSRLNHNMLAKTVFNSGDPVFYSHQFVDVLSEVLLEEPVSAPKIEVYFEEKKDCLDAKEVLDKMFEEVNIVQMNDLRLEILPEGVNKLNGLLYLAEHLGINRREIVVIGDSLDDKEMIEAVGLGVAMGNAPSELKFSADWVTRSNNQDGVAYMVKEHFRKQQPIEFLRKMNIIK
- a CDS encoding alpha/beta-type small acid-soluble spore protein, with protein sequence MSNNSNQLLVPGVSQALDQMKYEIATEFGVNLGAETTARANGSVGGEITKRLVQMAQQQLQGSK
- a CDS encoding YlbF family regulator, with protein sequence MAVNLHDAGYELEKAIRQSDEYTNLKKMYDLVNGDPSAKAMFENFRNIQMQLQQKQMSGIEITQEEVEQAQKTVALVQQHESISKLMEAEQRMSMVIAELNQIIMKPLEELYGAPQQ